In the genome of Triticum urartu cultivar G1812 chromosome 5, Tu2.1, whole genome shotgun sequence, one region contains:
- the LOC125506892 gene encoding uncharacterized protein LOC125506892, with translation MDMPKRRTFLADVEAAGEEGPDLDGCHAMEGSSLSLSPLLFLFVQYRCLHFSYAHSVQSSTVLDCCRFVLDEGNYPVNAPLNETIASIQSQVAKIEDGMKQQCRGDGNTFLPQRMARLQPTMSELEVYKI, from the exons ATGGACATGCCGAAGAGGAGGACGTTCTTGGCCGATGTAGAAGCTGCGGGAGAGGAGGGCCCTGACCTTGATGGATGCCATGCAATGGAAGGTagctctctttctctctctcccctcctcttcctctttgTGCAA TATCGTTGCTTACATTTTTCATATGCCCATAGCGTACAATCTTCAACTGTACTGGATTGTTGCAGATTCGTGTTGGACGAGGGCAACTACCCTGTCAACGCCCCACTCAATGAGACCATCGCCAGCATCCAGTCCCAGGTCGCCAAGATTGAGGACGGCATGAAG CAACAATGCAGGGGTGATGGCAACACGTTTCTCCCTCAAAGGATGGCAAGATTGCAACCAACCATGTCG GAGCTCGAGGTCTACAAAATTTGA